A section of the Malus sylvestris chromosome 17, drMalSylv7.2, whole genome shotgun sequence genome encodes:
- the LOC126611859 gene encoding uncharacterized protein LOC126611859 has translation MDLVDVHTKTQTWLNEYKGWHEVKKSSEVPTMHKWQKPVHGWIKCNFDGAWDENRALRRSRVVVRDKNGKFVVVKSVQFSRVCSPMLVEILAICAAMEVGRQLEATCLIFEGDALLVIKALQRDTVANNGPFGHLLHDIHLML, from the coding sequence ATGGATCTAGTGGATGTTCATACCAAAACGCAAACTTGGTTGAATGAATATAAAGGGTGGCACGAAGTTAAAAAGTCCAGCGAGGTTCCCACCATGCATAAATGGCAAAAACCTGTCCATGGTTGGATTAAATGTAACTTTGATGGTGCTTGGGATGAAAATAGAGCTCTCAGAAGAAGTAGGGTGGTGGTTCGTGACAAGAATGGGAAGTTTGTAGTGGTCAAATCAGTGCAGTTTTCTAGGGTTTGCTCACCTATGTTGGTAGAGATTCTTGCAATTTGTGCAGCTATGGAAGTAGGCAGACAATTGGAGGCAACATGTTTGATTTTTGAAGGTGATGCTTTGTTGGTTATTAAGGCTTTGCAGCGGGACACGGTTGCCAACAATGGCCCATTTGGGCACCTTTTGCATGATATTCATCTCATGTTGTAG
- the LOC126611256 gene encoding polyadenylate-binding protein-interacting protein 3-like: MNTQQAFHPKSSANGFGRRRGEREGAPRVENKSKSGTANHSRLTSRKSGNSESPSRDRLVYMTTCLIGHNVEVQVENGSVYSGIFHATNAERDFGIILKMARMIKDGSVRGQKSMTESVSKAPSKTLIIPAKELVQVIAKDVSITRDGLLNEVQHEKHQDLMIDSFISQSHRGEMDRELEPWVPDEDDPRCPELENIFDGQWNRNWDQFETNETLFGVKSTFDADLYTTKLEKGPQTRELEREALRIAREIECEDTPDLHMAEERGIHLRGDIDEETRFSSVYRGEVVDDSGYDEDEDILLDSLNTETFGDSTGSLRKNSIDWTTGKRNDGAPSSSSFVDYTQCSESNGAPDLGRSGSYDHARQLASETPFKSFPCTAGERSENREVDATAESVVKPKLAEDNQTSEPDDSQPSLIGKEDVFDKGGLSSSATSYASAQTSSKGHEKLGSSDPVTGNSHVQTQTVNSHGRPGSSASSNSEFPATVSSSGGPGLSPSSSMGSLSSEKSTLNPHAKEFKFNPHAKSFVPSQAPVRPPSPVSDGSFYYPTNAPAVPHMPGMPVGIGGGPSFGHQPVMFNPQTMQGPQPFFHPNGPQYGQQMLLGHPRQVVYMPNYQPEMPYKGRDY; encoded by the exons ATGAATACACAACAAGCTTTCCATCCTAAATCTTCTGCTAATGGTTTTGGCCGTCGAAGAGGTGAAAGAGAAGGGGCTCCTAGGGTCGAGAATAAGTCAAAGTCTGGAACAGCAAACCACAGCAGATTAACAA GCAGAAAATCTGGAAACTCTGAgagtccttcacgtgatcgaTTAGTATATATGACCACATGTCTTATTGGGCATAATGTGGAAGTGCAGGTGGAAAATGGATCTGTATACTCTGGAATATTTCATGCAACAAACGCTGAAAGGGACTTTG GAATCATCTTGAAAATGGCACGAATGATAAAGGATGGTTCTGTACGCGGACAAAAGTCTATGACAGAGTCGGTTAGCAAGGCTCCTTCAAAGACTTTAATTATACCTGCCAAGGAACTTGTCCAAGTTATTGCAAAG GATGTCTCAATAACGAGAGATGGATTGTTAAATGAGGTTCAGCATGAAAAACATCAGGACCTTATGATAGATTCCTTCATATCACAATCCCACCGTGGTGAGATGGATAGAGAGCTGGAACCGTGGGTACCTGATGAAGATGATCCACGTTGTCCTGAATTGGAAAATATATTTGATGGACAATGGAATAG gAACTGGGATCAGTTTGAAACAAATGAAACATTATTTGGGGTAAAAAGCACATTTGATGCGGACCTTTACACCACTAAACTTGAGAAAGGCCCTCAAACAAGAGAGTTGGAAAGGGAAGCTTTAAGAATAGCAAGGGAAATTGAGTGTGAGGATACACCTGATCTGCATATGGCAGAG GAAAGAGGCATTCACCTTCGTGGGGATATTGATGAGGAGACAAGATTCTCCTCTGTTTATCGGGGGGAAGTAGTTGATGATAGTGGATATGATGAAGATGAGGATATTTTGTTGGATTCACTTAATACTGAAACCTTTGGAGATTCTACTGGTTCTTTAAGGAAGAATTCAATTGACTGGACCACTGGAAAAAGAAACGATGGGGCGCCATCGAGCTCTTCATTTGTT GATTACACACAATGTTCTGAGTCAAATGGTGCCCCAGATTTAGGTCGCTCTGGATCTTATGACCATGCTAGACAGCTGGCATCAGAAACACCTTTCAAGAGCTTCCCCTGTACAGCTGGTGAAAGAAG TGAAAATAGAGAGGTGGATGCTACCGCTGAGTCTGTAGTAAAGCCGAAG CTAGCTGAAGACAATCAAACGTCAGAACCAGACG ATTCACAGCCATCATTGATTGGGAAGGAAGATGTGTTTGATAAAGGGGGGTTATCCTCCAGTGCCACCTCTTATGCTTCTGCTCAGACTTCATCAAAAGGTCATGAGAAGCTGGGTTCTAGTGACCCAGTAACTGGCAACTCACATGTTCAAACACAGACAGTAAATTCTCATGGACGACCTGGTAGTTCTGCATCTTCCAATTCGGAATTCCCAGCTACTGTCTCTTCTTCTGGTGGACCTGGTTTATCACCAAGCTCATCTATGGGTTCGTTGTCCTCTGAGAAGTCAACATTGAATCCCCATGCGAAG gAATTCAAATTCAATCCGCATGCAAAGAGTTTTGTTCCATCTCAAGCGCCTGTTAGGCCTCCATCCCCCGTGTCTGATGGCTCCTTCTATTATCCAACTAACGCACCTGCAGTACCACATATGCCGGGCATGCCTGTTGGCATTGGA GGTGGGCCCTCTTTTGGACACCAACCTGTTATGTTTAATCCACAGACAATGCAAGGACCCCAACCCTTTTTTCATCCAAATGGGCCTCAG TATGGGCAACAGATGCTTCTTGGCCATCCTAGGCAAGTCGTATACATGCCAAACTACCAACCT GAAATGCCTTACAAAGGACGAGATTATTAA